The Pseudanabaena yagii GIHE-NHR1 genome segment TAAGGAAAATCACTTAAAAACTATTCCTACCTTTCGCTATTGATGTCCAAACTTTAGCAGCTTATGTATAAACCTCGCCCTGCCAAGCCACCCAAACATCCCCTGATTTCGATGAGGTTATTCCTAATCGCGCCCTTTGCAATACTACTTATTGGAGCGATGGGAGCAGTTGGTTATTTGTCCTTTCGCAATGGGCAGAAGGCAGTTAACGATATTTCAGAACAACTTCAACAGGAAATAAATTTTAGGGTTAAGGAGCGCTTTCAGGGTTACTTAAAGGCTCCGCATTTAGCGAATCAATCTAAAGAGCCAATTCGTGAATTTTTGCAAACTCTACAGGTTGGTAAATCAGGCTTGGTATTTATACTTGAGCCATCTGGGGAGTTAATAGCCACATCCCTAGACAATCAAGCCATTAACAAAAATCAAATCAAGGCTCTGGATAGTAAACCTGTCCTAACTCAAAGTGTGCAATCTTTGCGATCGCAGTTTGGTGATTTCGCAAAGATTCAGCAAGCTACGCGCTTAGATTTTCAGCTAAATGGCGAAAGGTATTTTCTCGCAGTCTCACCAATTAAAGATGAATACGGGCTGAATTGGCTGGCGGCTGTAGTCATACGTGAAGCTGATTTCATGGAGCAGATTAACATCAATTCTCGCGATACGATTTTGCTATCGATCGCGGCTTTGAGTTTAGCGCTCAGCATGAGTTTTTTTATTGCTCGACTCATGTCGCGCTTTGTTCGTGATCTGAACAAGTCTGCTAAAGCAATCGCCAATGGGGAAATGGAGCAGTTTGTAGAAGTAAATGGCTGTGCAGAACTGGAAGCTCTGGCAGGTTCGTTTAATCAGATGGCTGGGCAGTTAAAGACCTCTTTTGAAACCCTAGAAAATCGCGTTCAGGAACGCACCAATGAGCTAGCAGTTGCCAAGGATAAAGCGGAAGTTGCGAACAAGGCAAAAAGTGCGTTTATCGCGAATATGAGTCATGAATTGCGATCGCCACTCAATGCAATTATTGGCTTTTCTCAGGTAATGCTCCGCACGAAAAACCTATCGCCAGAGCAGTACGAAAACATCAATATCATTCATCGTAGCGGCGAATATTTATTGACACTAATTAATAATGTGCTTGATTTTTCTAAAATCGAAGCAGGGAAAATCACGCTCAATCCCCAAGATATTGATTTATATCAATTGCTGGATGATTTAGAAAATATGCTCCATCTTAGGGCAGTGAACGCTGGCTTGGAGCTAATTTTAGATCGAGGTGATAATTTACCGCGCTACATTCACACTGATGGCGTGAAGCTCCGCCAAGTTTTACTAAATTTGTTAGGTAATGCCATCAAATTTACCCGTCAAGGTGAAGTGGTAATGAGTATAAGCGCTCTGGAAAGTTCAGAATCTCAAGACTATACTTTGAATTTTCAGGTGAGCGATACAGGCGTGGGAATTGCTCCTGAAGAGTTAGATAAATTATTTGAAGTTTTTAGCCAAACCAAATCTGGTCGAGAATCTCAAGAAGGTACAGGCTTAGGCTTAGCGATTAGTCGCCAGTTTGTGCGGTTAATGGGAGGAGATATTACCGTTATGAGTAAACTTGGTAAAGGCACTACTTTTAATTTCTCAATTCAAACTCAGCTAGGTAACGAAATAATCGGTGAAACCTTTGACAAGCGCCAAGTCGTTGCCCTTGCTCCCAATCAACCTGACTACAGGATTTTAGTAGTAGATGATAAGCCAATTAATCGTCAATTATTAGTGAGATTGCTTGCTCCGCTTGGGTTTGACATTAAAGAATCAAGTAATGGGCAAGAAGCGATCGTCATGTGGGAAACATGGCAACCCCATTTAATTTGGATGGATATGCGGATGCCTGTAATGGATGGTTATGAGGCAACTAAGTACATCAAATCCACAACTCAAGGCAATGCGACCGCGATCATTGCGCTAACGGCTAGTGTCTTAGAACAGGAAAGAGCGATTATTTTATCGGCAGGGTGTGATGATTTTATGCGTAAACCTTTTAAAGAGCGGGCAATTTTTGCCGCCTTAACAAAACATCTAGGGGTGAAATATACCTATTCTGATTCTGCTAATGACCAAGTAGACACTGCGTTTGATTCGGCAACACCCTTAGATTTATCGGTGATGTCCGACGAATGGCGATCGCAAATACACGAAGTTGCCCTAGAGGGTGATAGTAATCGAGTTACTCAATTACTTAGAGAAATACCTGATCAAGAAGCCGCGATCGTCAAAGCTCTAGAAAGATATGCTCACCAGTTTCAATTTGATGAAATGCTCGAATTGATCAGTAGCTTGGCATAGGCAATCTATCACAGATAATTTGTAATAATATTTAAGTAGTTCAGCTTAGGTGAAATTTAAACCTAAAATCGTTGTATTGCTTGCGATATAACCCTTACAGAAGCTGAGCTACTCATTAAGTTATCTCAATAAGTCTTTTGTGAATTCAAACTCTTCATTAGAAACTAAAGGCAATATTCTTTTAATAGATGATTTGCCAGAAAATTTAAAGCTATTAACTGAATTACTTTCTAATCTTGGTTATACGGTTCGTAGTGCCATTAGTGGAAGTAGAGCGCTCAAAAGTGCAAGAGTCAAACTTCCTGATATCGTGCTACTTGATATCCAAATGCCTGAGATGGATGGTTATCAAGTTTGTCAAGGTTTTAAGGCTGATCCCGATCTCTGTGATATTCCGATTCTTTTCATTAGCGCATTAGATGAAACCTTTGATAAATTAAAAGCCTTTCAAGTTGGTGGTGTTGACTACATTACGAAACCATTTCAACTTGAAGAAGTTGTTGCTCGCCTAGAAACTCACCTAACGATTCAGAGACAGAAGAAACAATTACAAGATGAAATCGCTAAACGTAAGCAAACTGAACTGATTTTGCAGGAAGCAAATCGCAAGTTAGAGTTAATGGCTAACTTAGATGGGTTAACGCAAATTGCTAATCGCCGATGCTTTGATAGCCATCTCAATCGCGAATGGCAACGTCATCAAAGAGAACAAAATCCTCTGGCACTAATCCTGATTGATATCGACTATTTCAAGCGTTATAACGATAGTTACGGACATCAAGGTGGTGATGATTGCTTAATTCGAGTTGCCAAAGCGATCGCCCAAGTTCCCAAACGTTCTACAGATTTAACGGCAAGGTATGGTGGTGAAGAGTTTGTAGTGGTTCTTTGTAATACAGATAAGGAAGGAGCGCTAAAAATTGCTGCTGAAATCCAAACAGCGATCGCCAATCTTGCTATTGCTCACCAAAGTTCAGATGTTCATAACTACGTCACCCTGAGCATGGGAATTGTTAGCCTGATTCCCACAGTAGAAAAAAGTGTAGAAACTCTGATTGCCTTCGCTGATCAATCTTTGTATGTGGCTAAGGAGCAGGGACGCAATCGGGCGATCGCTTACCTTGTTACATAATTACGACATTGTGAGAAGATTGAGCAGTATTAAAAACAGTTATGTTTTCGGCTAATAAATCAATCAAGAGATCAATGAGATATTTGCTGCGTCGCTTTTTGGCTTGGTTTGCGATCGCTCTATTGTTATTAACTGCTCTTTGGGGCTGCACTAATGGTAAAGCTATTAATGCAAATAAATTTGGCATAACCGATCGCACAGAGGAGCGCATCGTTTTAGGTACAACCAGCAAAATCCGTACCCTTGATCCTGCCGATGCTAATGAATTTTTTATCAGCAATGTCTTTTACAATACTCTCGAACGCCTTTACACCTACAAAGAAGGCTCCAATGAGGTTGTACCGCAATTAGCGACAGATATGCCCAAAGTTAGCGATGATGGCTTAACTTACACCGTACCAGTACGGACAGGCATCAAATTTCACGATCGCACTAACTTTAATGCCTATACGATGAAATTTGCCTTGGAACGCTTCATCAACTCCAAGGGGACACCAGCCTATATTTTGGGCGATGTAATCGAATCAATTTCTGCTCCTAATGACACCGAGCTAATTTTCAAACTCAAACAACCTTTACAATTTTTCCCTAAGTTTTTAGCCTTTACAGGTGCAGCCGCCATTTCACCTCAGGTCTACAAACATATTAAGGATGAAAAGACAGGTGCGCTGTTATTCCTGCCCGATAAATTAGTAGGTACGGGTCCCTATCAAGTCACCCAGTTTGTAGAAGGTAGTTATTTACGCCTTGATGCTTTCCCTGACTACTGGGGCAAAAAGCCGATTAACAAGGGCATTGATATCCAGTTTTTCTCATCTAATGCCAACTTGCTCAATGCTTTTAAAACAGGAGCTGTGGATGTTGCTTTTCAGACACTCACGCCTACGCAAGTCAAGAATGTTGAACTTAACGCCAAGCAGAATGGCTGGACGATCGCTTCAGGACAGGGGGCAACGATTCTCTATATGGTTTTGAATACGCAGCAATCACCTCTCAATGATGTGCGTGTGCGTCAAGCCCTTGCTGCGGCGATTGATCGCCCATTACTAGGATCACGCATATTTTTTAATCAACGCGCCCCACTCTATAGTTTAATTCCTAGTGCTTTTGCGGACTCTAAGCCTGTATTTGAAAAATATGGCGGCGAAGGCAACGGCAAGCTCGCAAGACAACTACTCCAAGACGCAGGATATTCCGACGATAAACCCGCTCAAGTTACGATCTGGTATTCGCCGAAATATGGTGGTAATGGAGACCTTGTGGCAAGTACTCTCCGCGCCTCCATTCAGAAAAATGTAGGTAAAATTCTGCAAGTTAAGACTGAACGGGTGGAAAATACAGTTGGATATGCGTTCATTGACAAAGGTGTATATCCCAGTTACTTACTAGATTGGACTCCCGATATTCTCGATCCTGATAACTACATCAAGCCATTCCTAGACTGTGAAGAGGCGGAAGGCGAGCGCTGTAAAAAAGGTGGTAGCCAGTTCCAAGGCTCGTTTTATAACAGTCCAAAAATGAATGAGTTAATCGCTAATCAGCGTAAAGAGCGTGATGCAGCGAAGCGATCGCAAATGTTGCAACAAATTCAAGACCTGTTAGCTCAAGATGTGCCATTCATTCCTCTGTGGCAAAACAAAGAATATGCCTTTGCTCAAAAAGGAGTCGATGGAGTCAAAATTGAACCCAACCAACAGCTTCCCTATTGGAATATCTCCAAGTCATGATAGGTAGTGTAAGGCGGCGCGAAGCGCCGCCTTACACTATTTGAAATGGCGACAGCTATAATGCACGAAACTAGTCCATAAAAAAAGCCTCGCATTGCGAGGCTTTTTTTATGGACTAGTTTCGCTAACCGATAATTGATAATTTGCGCGATCGCCATTTGTCGTGCCAACCCAAATTTCATATTGTCCCGATACCCAAGCACCTGACAATTCAGGACTCTTACCACTGCGACAATAAATCCCATCAGGTCCTTTGACCAATAAAGACAAGTTGCGATCACCCGATACACTCAAGCTTAAAAAACCAAAATTTTTCAAGATTGTTAAAGTGTGGTTGGGAGATTGATCAGCTAATCCTTGACATGAACCATTAGCTTTACTGGTAGCGATCGCTTGCAAAGGCACATCTCCCCCTGCCTTACCATAATAAACTTGAGGATCGGGAGTAAATCTGGGTGAGAGTGGCTTAAGTGTTTCTTGGCTCATGGCTGGAGCGACAGATAACAAAATCGGGACTAAAGCAACTCCTAGTAAAGTAATTGGCTGTTTCAAGAATTTCATTTTTGAACTATTTCACTCAAAGACAACATATAACTAAAAGATTGATTGATATTTTTAGAGCCAACCCAAACTTGATAAGTACCTTTAGGTAAACGTCGATTGGCTTGTGGATAACGCCCACCTGACTCATCATCGGCACAAATCACAATGCCATTAGGTCCTTTTACTAACATGGTTGGGTCATCATTAACATTATTGGTATAAACCAATAGATCTAGCAAAGGAAAATTTTCGTTCAAAGTAATCGTGTGATTTGGTTCAGCATTTGCGAAACCACGACAATTATCCGCAATTCCCGCAAGACTCGCAAGACTAACATTCCCCCCTCCATTTCCTAGCAACTTTTCAGGATCTGGTCGAAAATTGCGATCTAGCGTGATCGCACTTTGAGCAAAACTAGGAGCAGCGATCGCCAATGTTACGGCAATTCCTGCCAAGGCTCCCCAGCCTAGATTAGCCATATTCACTTGGCAATTCTTATAAATGTCCATACTTGACTCCATTGAGGTCTAGTTACATTAACTTAAATGCACTAATTTGGTACTTGCTGTACTTTCAGGCTTTACTTCAAGGATGCACTGTACTAAACATCAGGACAAAATAGCAGTAATTTTGTTCCCAATCTCATTCTTTTAACAATTGCAATGCTATATAGAAAAAAGAGTTAGCGAGTACAAACCAAAACCAGAAGATGAGTTGCGGGGTTTTGCCCCGCAACTCATCTTCTGGTTTTATGTCCTGAGCAAAACTTGCTTTGCTATAGATCTATTGTAACAAAATATTAAGTTATTGCTGTCATGATGGTATGACTCCTTGACAGCATCAGATTCTCCCTGTACCTTAGTTGCATACCCGGGTATTCACTGTTCTTAACCACTATGCAAGACAAGCAAAAGGTAACTTTTTATCTCCCCGAACGACTACATCAGCAGCTTAAGATTCGCTCTGCTATTGATGGTGATTCGATGTCAGACTTGGCAGAAAAGGCAATTAGCTTTTACCTATCCCACGCTGACATTGTGGAGTCTTCAGGTATCGGGCATACTCATCAAACTTATAACTGTCCAAGCTGTTCTCAGACAGTCGTAATCCGTAATGGTGACTTGCTAGCCATCGGGGGCAATCGTACTCAGACTTTACCTGTAACTGTTGGCAAGGCTGATAGCGCAGGCGAAGAACTAGTATCCATTAACTGAATTTCTAGACTCTAGACCATTAATTTTATCTGTAGACAAGGTGAGGATGGAGGCGTAAACCTCTGTATTACTATATGCAAGAACAACTTAGCATTTTAATTCAAGCCCAATATCCCTTGATCTACCTCAACACCCCAGAGGAAGAAAGAGCAGAACGGGCAATCGCTACCATCTCTCAACTCAAACCTGTACGTCGCGTCTTTGTATGGACTTCGACTCGTGGCATTGTTGAGCATGGTCAAGCGACAGCAGCAGCCCAACACAACACCGAGTCAATCCAAGCAGCTTTGCAATGGGTTATCCGTGCCGATCAAAAAGATCCTGCTATTTACATCTTTAAAGACGCACATCCTTTCTTTGATCATCCCGTAGCTGTTAGATTCTTACGGGATGCAGTGGCTAACTTTAAGGGCACTCAAAAAACAATCATTTTGATGTCGCCCATTCAAGTAATCCCTGTTGAACTAGAGAAAGACATCGTTGTACTTGATTTTCCTCTGCCAGATATTAAAGCGATCGAAGAAGTCCTCGACCAACAGCTTGGACAAGTCCGCACTAAGAAGATATCTTCAGAAACTCGCGAAAAGCTAGTCAGGGCAGCCCTAGGTCTTACTCAAGATGAAGCTGAAAAGGTCTATCGGAAAGCCCAAGTCACCAGTGGTCGGCTTACTGAAGAAGAAGTTGATATCGTCCTTTCCGAAAAGCAACAACTAATTCGGCGCAATGGCATTCTCGAATATATCGAAGATGAAGAAGATTTAGATGCAGTTGGGGGACTAGAAGAGTTAAAGCACTGGTTGCAACAGCGATCGAATGCCTTTAGCCAAAGAGCCAGAAACTATGGATTACCTCAACCGAAGGGAATGCTGATTCTCGGTGTCCCCGGTTGTGGAAAATCCTTAATTGCCAAGACTACGGCTCGACTATGGTCGCTACCACTTATTCGCCTTGATATGGGTCGCGTTTATGATGGTTCTACTGTAGGTAAGTCAGAAGCAAATTTACGCAATGCCCTCAAAGTTGCCGAGTCGATTTCACCAATGATTCTATTTATTGATGAACTAGATAAAGCCTTTGCTGGTGGTGCAGGTTCGGCAGATTCCGATGGTGGTACATCATCACGAATCTTTGGTACGTTCCTAACATGGATGCAGGAAAAGAAATCACCTGTATTTGTTATGGCAACTGCCAATCGTATCGAAAAGTTACCGGGGGAATTTCTTCGGAAGGGGCGTTTTGACGAGTTATTCTTCGTTGATTTACCTAATTCCGAAGAACGGAGAGATATCTTCCGAATTCATTTACGGAAGCGTCGTCCAGATTTAGAAAGGTTCGATCTTGAGCAGCTATCGAAAGTAAGCGATGGTTTTTCGGGGGCAGAGATCGAGCAAGCGGTAATAGCCGCTATGTATGAAGCTTTTGCCCAAGATCGGGAGTTTACACAGCTAGATATCATTTCGGCTGTGAAATCTACAACTCCCCTCTCACGCACAATGACTGAGCAGGTTGCTGCTCTGCGTGACTGGGCAAGGATGCGGGCAAGACCCGCCGCCACCTCTGTCGCTGAATATCAGCGTATGGAGTTTTAAAAAGCTTATCCTACTGTTTTGCAGGCAGTAGGGTTAAGGCTAGATTCTAAAGAATGTCTTCTTAAAAGACCTTTAGGCTAGCAGCTAACATAGGAGTAAGAACCACCAAAACTCTTATGTTTCACGTCCGAGTTAACAGTTGAGTTCACAATTATTTACAGGAGCTACACTATTATGTCTCATTTCAGCACTCTTCGCACAAAAATTACTGATGCCGAAGTCCTCAAGTCGTCTTTGCGCGATCTGGGTATTACCGTTAATACTGAAGCTGATGTTCGTGGCTATAACAGCCAACGCATCCGTGCCGACATTGTAGCGACTCTTGAAGGTGACTATGATCTAGGTTGGTCACGCAATGCTGATGGATCTTTTGATCTAATTGCTGATCTCTGGGGTGTTGCGAAAAAGCACAATCAGACTGAACTGATCAATTCGATCAATCAAAAGTATGCAGTGAACAAGGCTCTAGCTGAAGTGAAGCGTCCTGGTCTAAACAATGCAAACGTCAAACTCGTCTTGCAGTAAGGTGTCGAATCTTGCGAGTTAAATATGCAACTAACGGGCTAGTCATATCCTTGGCTAGCCTGTTTTTTGGGTTTCTAGCTTCACATTTCTCGATTTTAAATGTAAGATACTGATACATAATTTGAGCTAACATCGCCCTAATGGAAATTGCGATCGCCCTCTTGCAACATTACAGTTTCGATCTTGGTGGCTATACCATCAATGATTTAACTCGTGAATGGAACAAGTTCAAGCCTGAGTGGGTGCGTCAAGCAGTAATCGAAGCACTGTTTCAAGGAAGATATAAAGCTGTTTCTGTTAGCCAAATTTTGCAGCTATGGGAACGTAAGGGAGAACCCAATTGTCGCTACAATCGTGAGTTTGAGCGACTGGTATGTGGTGATGTAGCCGTAATTTATGAAGATAGAATTTACTATACGCCGCCTCGTACTGCTTCTCGCGAAGTACCGATTACCGAAATAACTCCCTTTGCTCCAGCAGAAAAAACTACTTCGCCGATT includes the following:
- a CDS encoding ABC transporter substrate-binding protein, whose translation is MRYLLRRFLAWFAIALLLLTALWGCTNGKAINANKFGITDRTEERIVLGTTSKIRTLDPADANEFFISNVFYNTLERLYTYKEGSNEVVPQLATDMPKVSDDGLTYTVPVRTGIKFHDRTNFNAYTMKFALERFINSKGTPAYILGDVIESISAPNDTELIFKLKQPLQFFPKFLAFTGAAAISPQVYKHIKDEKTGALLFLPDKLVGTGPYQVTQFVEGSYLRLDAFPDYWGKKPINKGIDIQFFSSNANLLNAFKTGAVDVAFQTLTPTQVKNVELNAKQNGWTIASGQGATILYMVLNTQQSPLNDVRVRQALAAAIDRPLLGSRIFFNQRAPLYSLIPSAFADSKPVFEKYGGEGNGKLARQLLQDAGYSDDKPAQVTIWYSPKYGGNGDLVASTLRASIQKNVGKILQVKTERVENTVGYAFIDKGVYPSYLLDWTPDILDPDNYIKPFLDCEEAEGERCKKGGSQFQGSFYNSPKMNELIANQRKERDAAKRSQMLQQIQDLLAQDVPFIPLWQNKEYAFAQKGVDGVKIEPNQQLPYWNISKS
- a CDS encoding ATP-binding protein, with translation MYKPRPAKPPKHPLISMRLFLIAPFAILLIGAMGAVGYLSFRNGQKAVNDISEQLQQEINFRVKERFQGYLKAPHLANQSKEPIREFLQTLQVGKSGLVFILEPSGELIATSLDNQAINKNQIKALDSKPVLTQSVQSLRSQFGDFAKIQQATRLDFQLNGERYFLAVSPIKDEYGLNWLAAVVIREADFMEQININSRDTILLSIAALSLALSMSFFIARLMSRFVRDLNKSAKAIANGEMEQFVEVNGCAELEALAGSFNQMAGQLKTSFETLENRVQERTNELAVAKDKAEVANKAKSAFIANMSHELRSPLNAIIGFSQVMLRTKNLSPEQYENINIIHRSGEYLLTLINNVLDFSKIEAGKITLNPQDIDLYQLLDDLENMLHLRAVNAGLELILDRGDNLPRYIHTDGVKLRQVLLNLLGNAIKFTRQGEVVMSISALESSESQDYTLNFQVSDTGVGIAPEELDKLFEVFSQTKSGRESQEGTGLGLAISRQFVRLMGGDITVMSKLGKGTTFNFSIQTQLGNEIIGETFDKRQVVALAPNQPDYRILVVDDKPINRQLLVRLLAPLGFDIKESSNGQEAIVMWETWQPHLIWMDMRMPVMDGYEATKYIKSTTQGNATAIIALTASVLEQERAIILSAGCDDFMRKPFKERAIFAALTKHLGVKYTYSDSANDQVDTAFDSATPLDLSVMSDEWRSQIHEVALEGDSNRVTQLLREIPDQEAAIVKALERYAHQFQFDEMLELISSLA
- a CDS encoding DUF1257 domain-containing protein, which encodes MSHFSTLRTKITDAEVLKSSLRDLGITVNTEADVRGYNSQRIRADIVATLEGDYDLGWSRNADGSFDLIADLWGVAKKHNQTELINSINQKYAVNKALAEVKRPGLNNANVKLVLQ
- the ycf46 gene encoding stress-responsive protein Ycf46, whose protein sequence is MQEQLSILIQAQYPLIYLNTPEEERAERAIATISQLKPVRRVFVWTSTRGIVEHGQATAAAQHNTESIQAALQWVIRADQKDPAIYIFKDAHPFFDHPVAVRFLRDAVANFKGTQKTIILMSPIQVIPVELEKDIVVLDFPLPDIKAIEEVLDQQLGQVRTKKISSETREKLVRAALGLTQDEAEKVYRKAQVTSGRLTEEEVDIVLSEKQQLIRRNGILEYIEDEEDLDAVGGLEELKHWLQQRSNAFSQRARNYGLPQPKGMLILGVPGCGKSLIAKTTARLWSLPLIRLDMGRVYDGSTVGKSEANLRNALKVAESISPMILFIDELDKAFAGGAGSADSDGGTSSRIFGTFLTWMQEKKSPVFVMATANRIEKLPGEFLRKGRFDELFFVDLPNSEERRDIFRIHLRKRRPDLERFDLEQLSKVSDGFSGAEIEQAVIAAMYEAFAQDREFTQLDIISAVKSTTPLSRTMTEQVAALRDWARMRARPAATSVAEYQRMEF
- a CDS encoding diguanylate cyclase domain-containing protein yields the protein MNSNSSLETKGNILLIDDLPENLKLLTELLSNLGYTVRSAISGSRALKSARVKLPDIVLLDIQMPEMDGYQVCQGFKADPDLCDIPILFISALDETFDKLKAFQVGGVDYITKPFQLEEVVARLETHLTIQRQKKQLQDEIAKRKQTELILQEANRKLELMANLDGLTQIANRRCFDSHLNREWQRHQREQNPLALILIDIDYFKRYNDSYGHQGGDDCLIRVAKAIAQVPKRSTDLTARYGGEEFVVVLCNTDKEGALKIAAEIQTAIANLAIAHQSSDVHNYVTLSMGIVSLIPTVEKSVETLIAFADQSLYVAKEQGRNRAIAYLVT